In Silene latifolia isolate original U9 population chromosome X, ASM4854445v1, whole genome shotgun sequence, the following proteins share a genomic window:
- the LOC141619063 gene encoding NEDD8-activating enzyme E1 catalytic subunit, whose protein sequence is MHTDLDIQELVQAQVEEVCLDVTMVDSTATSRTRDLDKLLLRHGHLVGPTFEPSSQLRDDIQEYAKILVVGAGGLGCELLKDLALTGFKNLEVIDMDRIEVTNLNRQFLFRLEDVGKPKAEVAAKRVMERVSGVNIVPHFGRIEDKDLDFYSDFSIIALGLDSVEARSYINEVACSFLEYDTDDNPMEETIKPMVDGGTEGFKGHARVIMPGVTPCFTCTIWLFPPQVRFPLCTLAETPRTAAHCIEYAHLIKWNEVHKSESFDPDNPEHMQWIYSEAVKRAELFGIPGVTYSLTQGVVKNIIPAIASTNAIISAACALETLKIASGCSKTLSNYLTYNGVEGLHTKVTEFVKDKDCVICGPPVLIELDTSCSLQKFMDLLEEHPKLHVSKSSVVFQRKNLYMQAPAVLEKETRENLTKPLFELMDRVSSGTVNVSATASKNGKKMSVSRKLRVAFKGVDGIADVDMAASGA, encoded by the exons ATGCATACAGATTTAGATATTCAAGAGTTAGTTCAAGCACAAGTTGAAGAAGTTTGCTTAGACGTTACCATGGTGGATTCTACTGCTACTTCTCGTACTAGAGATCTTGATAAACTTCTTTTACGCCATGGTCATCTTGTTGGTCCCACTTTCGAACCCAGTTCTCAG TTAAGAGATGATATTCAGGAATATGCCAAAATTTTGGTTGTTGGAGCTGGTGGTTTAGGATGCGAATTGTTGAAGGATTTGGCTCTGACGGGATTTAAGAACCTTGAAGTGATTGATATGGATCGTATCGAAGTTACAAATCTTAATCGTCAATTTCTCTTCAG GCTTGAAGATGTGGGAAAACCAAAGGCTGAAGTGGCTGCAAAACGTGTCATGGAAAGAGTTAGTGGTGTTAATATTGTTCCACATTTTGGCCGCATTGAGGACAAGGATCTTGACTTTTACAGTGATTTCAGCATTATTGCGCTTGGGCTGGATTCTGTTGAAGCGCGAAGCTATATTAATGAAGTGGCGTGCAGTTTTCTAG AGTATGATACGGATGACAATCCCATGGAGGAAACAATTAAGCCTATGGTAGATGGTGGAACCGAAGGCTTTAAGGGTCATGCTAGAGTAATCATGCCAGGAGTGACTCCATGTTTTACGTGCACTATCTGGCTTTTCCCTCCACAAGTCAGATTTCCATTGTGTACTCTTGCAGAGACACCTAGAACTGCGGCACATTGTATAGAATATGCCCATTTGATCAAATGGAATGAG GTTCACAAAAGCGAATCTTTTGATCCTGACAATCCAGAGCACATGCAGTGGATCTATTCAGAG GCTGTCAAGCGAGCTGAGCTTTTTGGTATTCCTGGAGTCACTTATTCTCTCACTCAG GGAGTTGTGAAAAATATCATTCCAGCTATTGCCTCAACTAACGCTATTATATCGGCGGCTTGCGCACTGGAAACTTTGAAGATTGCATCTGGATGCAGTAAAACTCTGTCCAACTATTTGAC GTACAACGGAGTTGAAGGCCTACACACCAAAGTGACTGAGTTTGTCAAGGACAAGGATTGCGTTATTTGTGGTCCCCCGGTTCTTATTGAGTTAGACACTTCTTGCTCTCTGCAAAAG TTCATGGACCTACTAGAGGAGCACCCAAAACTTCACGTGTCAAAGTCAAGTGTCGTGTTCCAAAGGAAGAACTTGTACATGCAAGCGCCGGCTGTTCTCGAAAAGGAAACTCGTGAAAACCTCACAAAGCCACTGTTTGAATTGATGGATCGAGTTTCTAGTGGAACTGTCAATGTTTCAGCTACTGCTAGCAAGAATGGCAAGAAAATGTCTGTAAGCAGGAAATTACGTGTGGCGTTCAAGGGAGTTGATGGCATTGCAGACGTAGATATGGCTGCTAGTGGTGCATAA
- the LOC141619070 gene encoding clp protease adapter protein ClpF, chloroplastic, with protein MSTSTLTNPGSGGLYRSTHSRSSVKRTLLLCGAQRNPVWNNGVWYPFLRGQHYSTGQRCVKVAAGWLFKGGGADKSLEASIEFSESANEDILVFFFQLDLATRVQYALNLDQFDIAQQLRNKLTEVEEEVTRQRNAKKGSSAKTEVQDQAIRILRLRAELQSAIDTENYAVAAELRDGIAKLEAESLEASAKALAYGKVQFAFRLGQKLRHKIFGYRGVICGMDPVCCESNDWMETANVQSLSKGSNQPFYQVLVDVREDADLLVTYVAEENLIAPEKPDLTRFDHPYTSFLFYGVDSAGDFIPIKQLREKYNQPRYEVPSDPEDEEDGDRP; from the exons ATGTCAACTAGCACTTTGACAAATCCTGGAAGTGGTGGGCTATATAGGTCAACTCACTCGAGGAGTTCCGTTAAAAGAACCCTTTTACTTTGTGGTGCACAAAGAAATCCCGTCTGGAACAATGGTGTCTGGTATCCTTTCTTAAGAGGACAGCACTACAGCACAGGCCAACGGTGTGTGAAGGTTGCAGCAGGATGGCTCTTCAAGGGGGGAGGAGCTGATAAAAGTTTGGAAGCTAGTATTGAATTTAGTGAGAGTGCCAATGAGGATATATTGGTTTTCTTTTTCCAGCTAGACTTGGCAACCCGGGTTCAG TATGCTTTGAACTTGGATCAGTTCGATATCGCCCAGCAATTGAGAAACAAGCTCACTGAG GTCGAAGAAGAAGTCACGAGACAACGCAATGCAAAAAAAGGTTCAAGCGCAAAGACTGAAGTTCAAGATCAAGCTATTCGTATACTGAGATTGCG AGCAGAATTGCAAAGTGCGATCGACACTGAAAATTATGCTGTGGCTGCTGAGTTACGAGACGGAATTGCAAAATTGGAGGCAGAATCTCTCGAGGCATCAGCGAAAGCTTTGGCCTATGGAAAAGTTCAATTCGCTTTCCGTTTGGGTCAAAAGTTACGGCATAAGATTTTTG GATACCGCGGTGTAATATGTGGCATGGATCCAGTGTGCTGTGAATCAAATGATTGGATGGAAACTGCAAATGTTCAAAGTTTATCCAAAGGTTCTAATCAGCCTTTCTACCAG GTACTGGTAGATGTCCGTGAAGATGCCGATCTTCTCGTAACCTATG TTGCTGAAGAAAATTTGATCGCTCCAGAAAAACCGGACCTG ACCAGGTTTGATCATCCATACACTTCATTTCTGTTTTATGGAGTCGACTCAGCTGGAGACTTCATTCCCATCAAACAGTTACGAGAAAAGTACAACCAGCCTAGGTATGAAGTACCCTCCGATCCTGAAGATGAAGAAGACGGGGACCGACCTTGA
- the LOC141619071 gene encoding glucose and ribitol dehydrogenase homolog 2-like produces MANEDEKFPAQQQDTQPGKQYVMRPLPITVNPNYKGSNKLHGKVALVTGGDSGIGRAVCYLFALEGATVAFTYVKGQEDIDAEDALKLISEAKAKDADGPIAIPTDLRSEDNCKRVVDEVVTRFGRIDVLVNNVAVQFYSKSIEEVSADQLRQTYETNFFAYFFLARFALRHMKEGSCIINTSSSTAYTGLPTLLEYSTTKGAIVAFTRSLALQLIPRKIRVNGVAPGPVWTPLEVASLPVEEVVKFGSQVPMDYAAQPYEIAPSYVFLASNDCSSYFTGQFLHPNGGQVVNA; encoded by the exons ATGGCAAATGAAGATGAGAAATTTCCAGCACAACAGCAAGATACACAACCTGGCAAACAATATGTAATGCGTCCTTTACCAATTACTGTCAACCCTAATTATAAAGGATCCAACAAACTTCAT GGAAAAGTGGCATTAGTAACAGGAGGCGATTCCGGGATAGGCAGGGCAGTTTGCTACCTATTCGCGCTAGAAGGCGCGACTGTGGCCTTTACGTATGTTAAAGGCCAAGAAGATATTGACGCGGAGGATGCCCTAAAATTGATCAGTGAAGCCAAGGCAAAGGATGCTGATGGTCCAATTGCCATACCCACGGATTTACGATCTGAAGATAATTGCAAACGGGTTGTCGATGAGGTCGTTACTCGGTTTGGACGCATTGATGTCCTGGTTAATAATGTTGCCGTCCAGTTCTATAGTAAAAGCATAGAAGAGGTTTCTGCTGATCAACTTCGACAAACTTATGAGACTAACTTTTTTGCCTATTTCTTCTTGGCAAG GTTTGCCCTGAGGCACATGAAAGAAGGAAGTTGCATAATCAACACATCCTCATCAACAGCTTACACCGGTCTACCAACATTGTTAGAGTATAGCACCACAAAAGGAGCTATAGTTGCCTTTACTAGAAGCCTTGCCCTTCAACTCATCCCTCGCAAAATACGAGTCAATGGGGTGGCACCTGGCCCCGTCTGGACCCCACTTGAAGTCGCTTCGCTACCAGTCGAGGAAGTTGTCAAATTCGGGTCACAAGTGCCTATGGATTATGCTGCTCAGCCTTATGAAATTGCACCATCTTATGTTTTTCTTGCTAGTAATGATTGTTCTTCCTATTTTACTGGCCAGTTTCTCCATCCTAATG GGGGACAGGTCGTAAATGCATAG
- the LOC141619064 gene encoding peroxiredoxin-2F, mitochondrial gives MASMAVKNSTILKTLGSSFRVAASRAYSSISVGSDLVSSAPDVSLQKARSWDDGVSSKFATTSLHDIFKGKKVVIFGLPGAYTGVCSSQHVPSYKNNIDKFKAKGIDSVVCVAVNDPYVINGWAEKLDAKDAVEFYGDFDGSFHKSLDLTVDLSAALLGTRSHRWSAYVDDGNIKVLNIEKVPSEFKVSGGDHMLAQI, from the exons ATGGCGTCAATGGCGGTGAAGAACTCAACAATCCTCAAAACCTTAGGCTCAAGTTTTAGAGTGGCAGCATCAAGGGCATATTCGTCAATATCAGTAGGATCTGATTTAGTTTCCTCTGCTCCTGATGTTTCCCTTCAAAAGGCTCGTTCTTGGGATGATGGTGTTTCTTCCAAGTTTGCCACTACTTCTCTTCATGACATTTTTAAG GGGAAGAAAGTTGTGATATTTGGGCTTCCT GGTGCATACACTGGAGTTTGTTCATCTCAGCATGTACCTAGTTACAAGAACAATATTGACAAGTTCAAGGCTAAGGGGATCGACTCAGTAGTTTGTGTTGCAGTTAATGATCCTTATGTTATTAACGGGTGGGCTGAGAAGCTTGACGCAAAAGATGCT GTTGAATTCTATGGGGACTTTGATGGAAGCTTTCACAAAAGCTTGGACTTAACTGTAGACCTCTCCGCAGCTTTGCTTGGTACTCGCTCTCACAG ATGGTCAGCCTATGTAGATGACGGGAACATCAAGGTTCTGAACATCGAGAAAGTTCCATCTGAATTTAAAGTGTCTGGTGGCGATCATATGCTAGCTCAGATCTAG